The genomic region ATGGCTGCTTGGCACGACGAAGCGATCTTCGTAGTTGGCAATAGCCAGATAGCGATACATCTCCTGAGCCTGCGCTTCGCTCAACCCCACTTCTTCCAGCGCGCGGGTGTCCACTTTGCCATCTACCGTTTCTGCACGCTTATAGTGGCGCATCGCCAGCATGCGTTTGAGGGCCAGCAGTACCGGTTGGGTATCACCGGCGGTCAGCAGGTTCGCCAGGTACTGAACCGGAATGCGCAGACTGTCAACGTCCGGCAGAATACCGTTGCTGCCCAGTTCGCCCGCATCCGCCGCAGACTGAATCGGAGACAGAGGCGGCACATACCAGACCATCGGCAGCGTGCGGTATTCCGGGTGCAGCGGCAGCGCCAGCTTCCAGTCCATCGCCATTTTGTACACCGGTGACTGCTGCGCGGCGTCAATCACGCTTTGCGGTACGCCATCCTTCAGCGCCTGTTCAATGACCGCAGGGTCGTTAGGATCAAGGAAGACGTCCAGTTGGCGCTGATACAGATCTTTTTCATGCTCGGTGCTCGCCGCGCTTTCAATCGCATCCGCGTCGTACAGCAGTACGCCAAGGTAGCGGATACGGCCCACGCAGGTTTCGGAGCAAACGGTCGGCTGACCAGCTTCGATACGCGGGTAGCAGAAAATGCACTTCTCGGACTTACCGCTCTTCCAGTTGAAGTAGATTTTTTTGTACGGGCAACCGGTAATGCACATCCGCCAGCCACGGCATTTGTCCTGATCGATCAGCACAATGCCGTCTTCTTCACGTTTATAGATGGCACCGCTCGGACAGGTTGCTACACACGCCGGGTTAAGGCAGTGCTCGCACAGGCGCGGCAGATACATCATGAAGGTGTTTTCGAACTGGCCGTACATCGCCTTCTGCATGTTTTCGAAGTTCTGATCCTTGGCGCGTTTTTCAAACTCCCCCCCCAGAATCTCTTCCCAGTTTGGACCGCTGGTAATTTTGTCCATCCGCTGACCGGTAATCAGTGAACGTGGACGGGCGATCGGCTGGTGTTTACTTTCCGGCGCGTTGTGCAGATTCTGGTAGTCGTAATCAAACGGCTCGTAGTAATCATCGATACCCGGCAGATGCGGGTTAGCAAAGATTTTACCCAACAGCGTCGCGCGGTTACCCATGCGCGGCTGAATTTTGCCATTAATTTTACGGATCCAGCCACCCTTCCATTTCTCCTGGTTTTCCCAGTCGTTCGGGAAGCCGACGCCAGGTTTACTTTCCACGTTGTTGAACCAGGCGTACTCCATACCTTCGCGACTGGTCCAGACGTTTTTACAGGTGACTGAACAGGTATGACAGCCGATGCACTTATCGAGATTCAGCACCATGCCGACTTGTGAACGAATTTTCATTTTACGCTCTCCTGTACCTGGTCATTGCCTTCACCATCCAACCAGTTAATGTTCTTCATCTTACGGACCACCACAAACTCATCACGGTTAGAACCCACCGTACCGTAATAGTTAAAGCCGTAGGCCAGTTGCGCATAGCCGCCAATCATGTGCGTTGGTTTTGGCGTAATGCGGGTGACCGAGTTATGGATCCCGCCGCGCTGTTCGGTAATTTCTGAACCCGGCAGGTTCACAATACGTTCCTGTGCGTGGTACATCATGGTCATCCCGGCAGGGACGCGCTGGCTAACTACCGCACGCGCGGTCAGCGCACCGTTGCTGTTGAACACTTCGATCCAGTCGTTATCCTCAATGCCCAGATCTTTGGCGTCGCTTTCGCTCATCCAGACAATGGGGCCGCCACGCGAGAGCGTCAGCATCAGCAGGTTGTCACTGTAGGTGGAGTGGATCCCCCACTTCTGGTGCGGCGTCAGGAAGTTAAGCGCTTTTTCCTGGTTACCGTTCGACTTCGCGCCCATTACCGCTTTCACGGATCGGGTATCAATTGGCGGACGATAAACCAGCAGGCTTTCACCGAAATCGCGCATCCACTGATGATCCTGATACAGCGACTGGCGGCCCGTCAGCGTACGCCATGGAATCAGCTCATGGACGTTGGTGTAACCGGCGTTGTAAGAGACATGCTCATCTTCCAGACCAGACCAGGTCGGGCTGGAGATAATTTTCCGTGGCTGCGCCTGGATATCGCGGAAGCGGATTTTCTCCTCTTCTTTATTTGTTGCCAGATGCGTATGGTCACGACCGGTAAATTCACTCAGTGCAGCCCAGGCTTTCACCGCCACATGACCGTTGGTTTCCGGTGCCAGCGTCAGGATCATCTCTGCGGCATCAATCGCCGTGTTCAGCATCGGCTGACCTTTCGCCGGGCCGTCGGCCTTGGTGTAATTGAGCTTACGCAGCAGATCCATTTCGCTCTGGGTGTTCCACGCAATCCCTTTACCGCCGTTACCGATTTTTTCCATCAGCGGTCCAATGGAGGTAAAGCGCTCGTAGGTCGCCGGGTAATCACGCTCCACGGTCATGATGTGCGGCGCGGTCACGCCCGGAATCAGATCGCATTCCCCTTTTTTCCAGTCCTTCACGTCCAGCGGCTGCGCCAGTTCGGCGGCGGAGTCGTGCTGGATAGGCAGAGTGACGACGTCAGTTTCTTTACCTAAATGGCCGACGCACACTTCAGAGAATTTCTTCGCGATGCCCTTGTAGATTTCCCAGTCACTTTTCGATTCCCAGGCCGGGTCCACAGCGGCAGACAGTGGATGAATGAACGGATGCATATCCGAGGTATTCATGTCGTCTTTTTCATACCAGGTCGCGGTTGGCAGCACGATATCGGAGTACAGACAGGTGCTCGACAGGCGGAAGTCCAGCGTGACCACCAGATCCAGTTTTCCGTCGAGACCATTGTCCTGCCATTCCACTTCTTCAGGCTTCACGCCGCCCTGCTGGCCGAGGTCTTTCCCCTGGATACCGTTTTCAGTACCCAGCAGGTACTTCAGCATGTATTCATGGCCTTTACCGGAAGACCCCAGCAGGTTAGAACGCCAGATAAACAGGTTGCGCGGGTGGTTTTTCCCGTTCTCCGGCTGCTCAGCCGCAAAGCGAATCGAACCGTCTTTCAGCGATTTGACGGTGTAATCCACCGGCGTCATTCCCGCTTTCTTCGCCTCGTCGGCGATGGTCAACGGGTTGGTGCCTAACTGCGGTGCAGACGGCAGCCAGCCCATGCGCTCAGCGCGGACGTTGAAGTCAATCAAATGACCGCTATAGCGTGATTTATCCGCCAGCGGCGACAGCAGTTCCTGCGCGGTGACCGTCTCGTAACGCCACTGGCTGGAGTGGTTATAGAAATAAGACGTACTGTTCATATGACGTGCCGGACGCTGCCAGTCGAGAGCAAACGCCAGCGGCTGCCAGCCAGTCTGCGGACGCAATTTTTCCTGTCCGACATAGTGTGCCCAACCGCCGCCGCTCTGGCCGATACAGCCACAGAACACCAGCATATTAATCAGGCCACGGTAGTTCATGTCGAGGTGATACCAGTGGTTCAGACCCGCACCGACAATGATCATTGAACGACCGTGCGTTTTATCGGCGTTATCGGCAAATTCACGCGCGATACGGGTAATTTGCGCACGAGGCACACCGGTGATTTGCTCAGCCCACGCTGGGGTATACGCCTTGATATCGTCATAGCTGGTGGCGCAGTTGACATCATTCAGACCGCGTTCCAGACCGTAGTTGGCCATCGTCAGGTCGTAGACGGTGGTCACCAGCGCAGAAGTCCCATCGGCCAGTTGCAGGCGTTTGACCGGCAGTTTGTGCAGCAGGATATTTTCCAGCTCAACTTTATTAAAGTGCTCAGAGCCATCACCGCCAAAGTACGGAAAGCCCACTTCGGCGATTTCGTCCTGGCTACCCAGCAGAGTGAGCTGAAGTTCCGTTTCTGCACCCGTTGTGCCGTCGCGCTGTTCGAGGTTCCATTTGCCTTTTTCACCCCAGCGGAAGCCGATGGAGCCGTTTGGCGCCACCATCTCGCCCTCGTGGTTGATCGCGACCGTTTTCCACTGTGGATTATTTTCCTGACCCAGTGAATCCACAAGGTCAGCGGCGCGCAGCATGCGCCCGGCGGCATAATAGCCGTCGCGCTCTTCGAGCATGACCAGCATCGGCATGTCGGTATAGCGGCGGACATAGTCGGTAAAGTACTGGCTCGGGTTGTCGAGGTGGAACTCACGCAGCATAACGTGGCCCATCGCCATCGCCATTGCCGCATCGGTCCCCTGCTTCGGCGCCAGCCAGAGATCGCAAAGCTTGGCGATTTCCGCATAGTCCGGCGTTACCGCGACAGTTTTGGTGCCTTTATAGCGAACTTCAGTAAAGAAGTGGGCGTCCGGGGTACGGGTTTGCGGTACGTTAGAGCCCCACGCGATGATGTAGCTGGAGTTGTACCAGTCAGCAGATTCCGGAACGTCGGTCTGTTCTCCCCAGGTCTGCGGTGAGGCCGGCGGCAGGTCGCAGTACCAGTCGTAGAAGCTCAGGCAGGTGCCGCCAATCAGCGAGAGATAGCGCGCGCCGGAAGCGTAAGAGACCATCGACATCGCCGGGATTGGTGAGAAGCCAGCTACGCGGTCCGGGCCGTAGGTTTTGACGGTATAGACGTTAGAGGCGGCAATCAGCTCATTTACTTCCTGCCAGGAGGAGCGGACAAAACCACCGCGACCACGCGCCTGTTTGAAGCTTTTGGCTTTATCGGCGTCTTCGATAATGGATGCCCATGCGTCAACCGGGTCGCTGTGCAGTTTCTTCGCTTCACGCCACATCTTCATCAGACGTTTGCGCATCAGCGGATATTTCAGTCGGTTAGCACTGTAGAGATACCAGGAGTAGCTTGCGCCGCGCGGGCAGCCACGAGGCTCGTGGTTGGGCATATCAGGACGGGTACGCGGATAGTCAGTTTGCTGGGTTTCCCAGGTCACCAGACCATTTTTGACGTAGATTTTCCAGCTGCATGAGCCTGTGCAGTTTACCCCATGGGTTGAGCGCACGACTTTGTCATGCTGCCAGCGTTGGCGGTATCCATCCTCCCAGTCCCTGTTAGTCTTGAGAAGCTGGCCATGCCCATCGGCAAAAGTTTCGCCCTTCTGCTTGAAGTAGCGAAACCGGTCCAGGAATTTACTCATCGGTTCTCTCCTGTGGGAGCCTGACGGCTCTCTGATAATCGACATTGCTTATTGCTTGTTGGCGTCGACGGTAACGCTCTGATAGGACGTGAGAATTGATAACGATCAAGGCCGGCGGGAATGAAAAAAGGCGGTAAAATTTCACATACCCCTTTCTGGGGATGCGTGAAGTTTTATTATTTAGCTGTTTTTATTGGTTATTTTCTGATTCATTCTTTCTGCAAATGTTAAATTCACGACAAGTGGGTATTAAGGGGTATGCCCCCTGGATGACATCCTTTGATGTGCTGAACTTACAAACCTGTGGAGGGAAATACCCAACAGTATGTTGTAACTAATGACAAAACAAAAAAAGCGCGGTCGAACGCCGCGCAAGGGGTAATCAGTTATGTATTACTTTTTATTAGAATGTCGACCATATACCAGCCAGGTGATAACCACACAGGCGATATAAAAGATCAGGAATACTTTCATCGCATCGACCGGGGAACCAGTGAGCGCAAGGGAGGTACCGAACGCTTTCGGGATAAAGAAGCCGCCAATTGCGCCAATCGCCGAGATAAAGCCCAGCGCTGCTGCCGTGTCGGTTGCTGCTTCGCGCATTGCTTTTTCCTCTGAGCCGCCTTCGGCTTTCACCCGATCCATCGTCAGTTTACGGAAGATAACGGAGATCATCTGGAAGGTTGAACCGCTCCCCAACCCCGCCGTCATAAACAGCGCAAGGAACACCACAAAGAAGGCAATAAAGCTGCCGCCGGTTCCGTTCGTTGGGAGCGTCAGGAACAGCAGGCCGCTGAAGACAGCCATTAAAACGAAGTTCACCAGCGTGACGCGGGTTCCGCCCAGACGGTCAGAAATTGCGCCACCCGCCGATCGCGCCAGCGCGCCGATAAGCGGTCCAAAGAAGGCGTAATGCAGGATCTGAACGTCCGGAAACTGGGTTTTTGACAGCATCGCAAACCCGGCGGAAAAACCGATAAATGAGCCGAACGTCGCCAGATACAGCAGGCTCATAATCCACAGATGACCGCGTTTCAGTACCGGTAGCTGCTCTTTCAGCGACGCTTTTGAGGTCGCCAGCTCGTTCATGCCAAACCACGCCGCTAGCGTAAAGATAGCAAGGAACGGTACCCACACCCATGCAGCATTTGCCAGATACAGCTGAGAACCATCCGGCTGTTCGACCCCGTGACTACCGAAAACGGCAAAAATCGACAAAGAGACCACCAGCGGCGCAACCAGTTGCATCACGCTGACGCCCATATTTCCCAGACCGCCGTTCAGCCCTAACGCGCCGCCCTGCTTCTGCTTCGGAAAGAAGAAGCTGATGTTCGCCATGCTGGAAGCAAAGTTTGCCCCTGCAAAACCGCAGAGCAGTGAAATCAGAATGAAAGTGCTAAACGGCGTCGATGTGTCCTGCACCGCAAAGCCCAACCAGACACAAGGAATGATCAGAATACCGGTGCTGAACGCCGTCCAGCGACGACCGCCAAACACCGGTACCATAAAGGAGTACGGGACACGGAGTAAGGCCCCGGACAACGACGGTAACGCGGTCAGCATAAATAGCTGTTCGGTCGTAAAACTGAAGCCGACTTTCGGCAGGTTAACGGCAACTGCACTGAACAACATCCAGACGCAAAACGCCAGCAGCAGACAAGGGACGGAAATCCACAGGTTGCGACTGGCGATAGCCTGACCACGCTGTTCCCAGAATGCCGGATCTTCCGGTCGCCATTCTGTAATGAGCGCGCCGGATGCTTTTTCCGGGATGGATGAGTGACTCATAGACACCTCTGATACTCGTTACGATGCCTGCCACATTAGGGTTTACTCCGCGGCGTAAGTTGATATAAATCAAAGGAAAACCGAACATTATTCCTGCAAAAAAATAGTGATCACCCTAAGTGAGTAGCTTATTTCCGGCAAAAAATCGTGGTTTTTCACAGTGCTGTCAGCCCCCGTTTCGCACTCCCCCTGGGCATACTTACTCACAGCAATTAAGGGGTAGCTCGTTAGGGGTATGGGTAAACTAAAATGGATAGCTGAGAATAACGCTGCATTTGGTAATTATCTGACGTTCTCGTTATTCATTAAGGTTTCCATACCTGCGGTCTGGCAACCTGAAAGAAGAAGGTTCTATGCTGAAACGCTGTCTCTCTCCGCTCACGCTGGTTAACCAGGTTGCGCTCATTGTCATGCTCTCCACTGCCATTGGTATGGCGGGGATGGCTGTCTCTGGCTGGTTGGTTCAGGGTGTCCAGGGTAGCGCGCATGCCATCAACAAGGCGGGGTCTTTGCGCATGCAGAGTTACCGTTTGCTGGCGGCAGTGCCTTTGAATGCCAGCGACCAGAAACTGCTTGATGAGATGGAAGCGACCGCATTCAGCGACGAGTTGTCCCGTGCCGCAGAGCGCGACGGACAGCAGCAACAGTTGAAAGCGCTTCAGGACTACTGGCACAGTAATCTGGCGCCGGGTTTGAAACAGGCCGCGACCAGGGACGTGGTCGCCGATGATGTCAGTCGCTTTGTCGCAGGCCTGGATCGACTCGTTTCGGCCTTTGACCACACCACAGAAATGCGTATTGAACGCGTCGTGATGGTCCATCGCCTCATGGCGATCTTTATGGCGCTGCTGCTGATCTTTACCATTATCTGGTTGCGCGCGCGGCTGCTTCAGCCCTGGAAACAGCTGCTTTCGATTGCTCGCGCCGTGAGCCAGCGCGATTTTAACCAACGTGCGCAAATCAGCGGACGCAATGAAATGGCCACGCTGGGCGATGCGCTGAATAACATGTCCGACGAACTGGCGGAAAGCTATTCCATTCTCGAACAGCGCGTCAAAGAGAAAACCGCCGGACTGGAGCAGAAAAACCAGATCCTCGCCTTCCTGTGGCAGGCGAACCGGCGTTTGCATTCCCAGGTGCCGCTGTGCGAGCGCTTGTCTCCGGTCCTGAATGGACTGCAAAATTTAACCCTGCTGCACGATATCGAACTGCGGGTTTATGACCTTGAAGACGAAGATAATCATCAGGAATTTACCTGTCAGTCTGATATGAGTTGTGATGATAAAGGCTGTCACCTGTGTCCACGTGAGGCGTTGCCGCCGATTGAAGGTGGTAGAACGCTCAAATGGCGACTCACCGACGCCCATACCCAGTATGGGATCCTGTTGGCTACCCTTCCCGAGGGACGTCATTTAAGTCACGACCAGCAACAACTGGTCGATACCCTGGTTGAACAGCTCACCGCAACCCTGGCGTTGGATCGGCAGCAGGAACGGCAGCAACAGTTGATTGTCATGGAAGAGCGTGCAACCATTGCGCGCGAACTGCATGATTCTATTGCCCAATCACTCTCGTGTATGAAGATGCAGGTGAGCTGTCTGCAAATGCAGGGGGAAACCTTGCCAGAGAGCAGCCGTAATTTACTCAGTCAGATCCGTAACGAGCTGAACACCTCGTGGGCACAACTGCGCGAACTGTTAACCACCTTCCGGTTGCAGTTAACCGAGCCAGGTTTGCGGCCTGCGCTGGAAGCCAGCTGTCAGGAATATAGCGCTCGCTTTGGATTTACGGTGAAACTGGATTATCAGTTGCCACCGCGTCTGGTGCCATCGCATCAGGCCATTCACCTGTTGCAAATTGCCCGTGAAGCATTAAGCAATGCGCTTAAGCACTCGCACGCAGATGAAGTTTGTGTCGCGGTCGTTCTTAAGGGCAAACAGGTCAGACTAACCGTACAAGACAACGGCTGCGGCGTGCCGGAGAATGCCGAACGCAGTAACCACTATGGCATGATCATCATGCGTGACCGGGCGCAAAGCCTGCGCGGCGAATGTCGGGTCCGCCGTCGCGAGACGGGCGGGACTGAAGTCGCTGTCACGTTCATTCCCGAGAATCACATTACAGAAGTTCAAGGAGATACCTATGAATAATCAGGAACCGGCGACTATTCTGCTCATCGACGATCACCCCATGTTACGCACCGGCGTGAAGCAACTCGTCAGCATGGCGACAGATATTATTGTTGTCGGTGAAGCCAGCAACGGCGAACAGGGTATTGAACTGGCCGAATCGCTCGACCCGGATCTGATCCTGCTGGACCTGAACATGCCGGGGATGAACGGGCTGGAAACGCTCGATAAACTGCGTGAAAAAGCGCTGTCCGGACGCATTGTGGTGTTTAGCGTGTCGAACCATGAAGAAGATGTGGTGACCGCACTTAAACGCGGCGCGGATGGCTATCTGCTGAAGGATATGGAGCCAGAGGATTTGCTCAAATCGCTACAGCAGGCCGCTGCCGGCGAAATGGTGCTCAGTGAGGCCTTAACGCCTGTGCTGGCCGCCAGCCTGCGCGCCAACCGGGCGACCACCGATCGTGATGTCACACAGCTGACCCCGCGCGAGCGCGATATTCTGAAGCTGATCGCCCAGGGTTTGCCGAATAAGATGATTGCCCGTCGCCTGGATATCACCGAAAGCACGGTTAAGGTCCACGTGAAACATATGCTGAAGAAAATGAAGTTAAAATCTCGCGTTGAAGCGGCGGTATGGGTTCATCAGGAACGCATTTTCTGATCACTCATCCGGTAGTAATCTGAAGCGCGGATCGTCCGCTGGCATCGCCATAAACGGTTCTGTCAGCATGAGCGTGATCTCATTGGAAGAGACACGCTGCCCCTTCTCATCTTCTACCACCGCCGAAAGGTGCCAGCGGTTCGTTGCGCCTTCGCTGCTGTCCCAGGCAGGCATAATTACCGTCCACCCCTCAACGCTGTCTGCGTTTGCACCCGCCGTCAGGCTCAGCGCCTGAGTATCTCCTTGCCAGTCGATATGACGCACCCCATGTCGGCTACGCACCTGTAACTTCAGGGGTACGGTTTCGCCCGAATGCAGCTCCCATGGAGGGGTCGCCAGAAAAACAGTGAGCGTTTTACGCTGACGATATTCCATCGTCGGCAGGTTATTACGTTGCGGATTATCGTAACGACTTCCGCGCAATGATTTACTTTCCGCCACTTCACTGGCGGCCAGTTGTTTTTTTAAGGACACGCCGAAGCGGTAGTTCAGATTTAACCCAAGGTTATTCTGGCTCAGGCCGCTCTCCCCCTGCTTATGCTGGGCAGTGACCGTGACCAACGGTACCGGGGTATAGTTAAGACCCAGTTTCACCGCCACCGGATCGTGGTAGCCCGTCCCTGTGTTGAACAGATCAACCCTGTCGCCAAAATACTGTTCAAGGCTGACGCTGGTGTTCAGATGCTGATAAAACGGCATGTGCATTTCGGCCGTGAG from Citrobacter sp. RHB25-C09 harbors:
- the narL gene encoding two-component system response regulator NarL yields the protein MNNQEPATILLIDDHPMLRTGVKQLVSMATDIIVVGEASNGEQGIELAESLDPDLILLDLNMPGMNGLETLDKLREKALSGRIVVFSVSNHEEDVVTALKRGADGYLLKDMEPEDLLKSLQQAAAGEMVLSEALTPVLAASLRANRATTDRDVTQLTPRERDILKLIAQGLPNKMIARRLDITESTVKVHVKHMLKKMKLKSRVEAAVWVHQERIF
- the narX gene encoding nitrate/nitrite two-component system sensor histidine kinase NarX gives rise to the protein MLKRCLSPLTLVNQVALIVMLSTAIGMAGMAVSGWLVQGVQGSAHAINKAGSLRMQSYRLLAAVPLNASDQKLLDEMEATAFSDELSRAAERDGQQQQLKALQDYWHSNLAPGLKQAATRDVVADDVSRFVAGLDRLVSAFDHTTEMRIERVVMVHRLMAIFMALLLIFTIIWLRARLLQPWKQLLSIARAVSQRDFNQRAQISGRNEMATLGDALNNMSDELAESYSILEQRVKEKTAGLEQKNQILAFLWQANRRLHSQVPLCERLSPVLNGLQNLTLLHDIELRVYDLEDEDNHQEFTCQSDMSCDDKGCHLCPREALPPIEGGRTLKWRLTDAHTQYGILLATLPEGRHLSHDQQQLVDTLVEQLTATLALDRQQERQQQLIVMEERATIARELHDSIAQSLSCMKMQVSCLQMQGETLPESSRNLLSQIRNELNTSWAQLRELLTTFRLQLTEPGLRPALEASCQEYSARFGFTVKLDYQLPPRLVPSHQAIHLLQIAREALSNALKHSHADEVCVAVVLKGKQVRLTVQDNGCGVPENAERSNHYGMIIMRDRAQSLRGECRVRRRETGGTEVAVTFIPENHITEVQGDTYE
- the narH gene encoding nitrate reductase subunit beta; its protein translation is MKIRSQVGMVLNLDKCIGCHTCSVTCKNVWTSREGMEYAWFNNVESKPGVGFPNDWENQEKWKGGWIRKINGKIQPRMGNRATLLGKIFANPHLPGIDDYYEPFDYDYQNLHNAPESKHQPIARPRSLITGQRMDKITSGPNWEEILGGEFEKRAKDQNFENMQKAMYGQFENTFMMYLPRLCEHCLNPACVATCPSGAIYKREEDGIVLIDQDKCRGWRMCITGCPYKKIYFNWKSGKSEKCIFCYPRIEAGQPTVCSETCVGRIRYLGVLLYDADAIESAASTEHEKDLYQRQLDVFLDPNDPAVIEQALKDGVPQSVIDAAQQSPVYKMAMDWKLALPLHPEYRTLPMVWYVPPLSPIQSAADAGELGSNGILPDVDSLRIPVQYLANLLTAGDTQPVLLALKRMLAMRHYKRAETVDGKVDTRALEEVGLSEAQAQEMYRYLAIANYEDRFVVPSSHRELARDAFPEKSGCGFTFGDGCHGSDTKFNLFNSRRIDAIDVTTKTEPHQ
- a CDS encoding nitrate reductase subunit alpha, producing MSKFLDRFRYFKQKGETFADGHGQLLKTNRDWEDGYRQRWQHDKVVRSTHGVNCTGSCSWKIYVKNGLVTWETQQTDYPRTRPDMPNHEPRGCPRGASYSWYLYSANRLKYPLMRKRLMKMWREAKKLHSDPVDAWASIIEDADKAKSFKQARGRGGFVRSSWQEVNELIAASNVYTVKTYGPDRVAGFSPIPAMSMVSYASGARYLSLIGGTCLSFYDWYCDLPPASPQTWGEQTDVPESADWYNSSYIIAWGSNVPQTRTPDAHFFTEVRYKGTKTVAVTPDYAEIAKLCDLWLAPKQGTDAAMAMAMGHVMLREFHLDNPSQYFTDYVRRYTDMPMLVMLEERDGYYAAGRMLRAADLVDSLGQENNPQWKTVAINHEGEMVAPNGSIGFRWGEKGKWNLEQRDGTTGAETELQLTLLGSQDEIAEVGFPYFGGDGSEHFNKVELENILLHKLPVKRLQLADGTSALVTTVYDLTMANYGLERGLNDVNCATSYDDIKAYTPAWAEQITGVPRAQITRIAREFADNADKTHGRSMIIVGAGLNHWYHLDMNYRGLINMLVFCGCIGQSGGGWAHYVGQEKLRPQTGWQPLAFALDWQRPARHMNSTSYFYNHSSQWRYETVTAQELLSPLADKSRYSGHLIDFNVRAERMGWLPSAPQLGTNPLTIADEAKKAGMTPVDYTVKSLKDGSIRFAAEQPENGKNHPRNLFIWRSNLLGSSGKGHEYMLKYLLGTENGIQGKDLGQQGGVKPEEVEWQDNGLDGKLDLVVTLDFRLSSTCLYSDIVLPTATWYEKDDMNTSDMHPFIHPLSAAVDPAWESKSDWEIYKGIAKKFSEVCVGHLGKETDVVTLPIQHDSAAELAQPLDVKDWKKGECDLIPGVTAPHIMTVERDYPATYERFTSIGPLMEKIGNGGKGIAWNTQSEMDLLRKLNYTKADGPAKGQPMLNTAIDAAEMILTLAPETNGHVAVKAWAALSEFTGRDHTHLATNKEEEKIRFRDIQAQPRKIISSPTWSGLEDEHVSYNAGYTNVHELIPWRTLTGRQSLYQDHQWMRDFGESLLVYRPPIDTRSVKAVMGAKSNGNQEKALNFLTPHQKWGIHSTYSDNLLMLTLSRGGPIVWMSESDAKDLGIEDNDWIEVFNSNGALTARAVVSQRVPAGMTMMYHAQERIVNLPGSEITEQRGGIHNSVTRITPKPTHMIGGYAQLAYGFNYYGTVGSNRDEFVVVRKMKNINWLDGEGNDQVQESVK
- a CDS encoding YchO/YchP family invasin, giving the protein MLLAGGTASADATFIQQAENPFDNNQDGLPDLGMAPESNDGEKHFAEMAKAFGEASMVDNGLNTGEQAKQFAFGQVRDAVSEQVNQHLESWLSPWGNASVNLQVNNEGDFSGSQGSWFIPWQDNQRYLTWSQMGLTQQDDGLVSNVGIGQRWARDGWLLGYNTFYDNLLDENLQRAGFGAEAWGEYLRLSANYYQPFAAWHAHTDTLEQRMARGYDLTAEMHMPFYQHLNTSVSLEQYFGDRVDLFNTGTGYHDPVAVKLGLNYTPVPLVTVTAQHKQGESGLSQNNLGLNLNYRFGVSLKKQLAASEVAESKSLRGSRYDNPQRNNLPTMEYRQRKTLTVFLATPPWELHSGETVPLKLQVRSRHGVRHIDWQGDTQALSLTAGANADSVEGWTVIMPAWDSSEGATNRWHLSAVVEDEKGQRVSSNEITLMLTEPFMAMPADDPRFRLLPDE
- a CDS encoding NarK family nitrate/nitrite MFS transporter; translated protein: MSHSSIPEKASGALITEWRPEDPAFWEQRGQAIASRNLWISVPCLLLAFCVWMLFSAVAVNLPKVGFSFTTEQLFMLTALPSLSGALLRVPYSFMVPVFGGRRWTAFSTGILIIPCVWLGFAVQDTSTPFSTFILISLLCGFAGANFASSMANISFFFPKQKQGGALGLNGGLGNMGVSVMQLVAPLVVSLSIFAVFGSHGVEQPDGSQLYLANAAWVWVPFLAIFTLAAWFGMNELATSKASLKEQLPVLKRGHLWIMSLLYLATFGSFIGFSAGFAMLSKTQFPDVQILHYAFFGPLIGALARSAGGAISDRLGGTRVTLVNFVLMAVFSGLLFLTLPTNGTGGSFIAFFVVFLALFMTAGLGSGSTFQMISVIFRKLTMDRVKAEGGSEEKAMREAATDTAAALGFISAIGAIGGFFIPKAFGTSLALTGSPVDAMKVFLIFYIACVVITWLVYGRHSNKK